In a single window of the Nocardiopsis composta genome:
- the folE gene encoding GTP cyclohydrolase I FolE: protein MIPEEAPAETGVDQARIEKAVREILLAVGEDPDRDGLQDTPARVARAYAEQFSGLQQTPEDVLTTVFEAQHEEMVLVKDIELYSTCEHHLVPFYGSAHVGYIPNAKGQITGLSKLARLVDVFARRPQVQERLTSQVADAVMTHLEPRGVIVVIEAEHLCMTMRGVRKPGAKTVTSAVRGDFRNRDRTRAEAMSLILGRS, encoded by the coding sequence TTGATCCCAGAGGAGGCGCCGGCGGAGACCGGCGTCGACCAGGCGCGGATCGAGAAGGCGGTCCGGGAGATCCTCCTGGCCGTCGGGGAGGACCCCGACCGGGACGGGCTGCAGGACACCCCGGCCCGGGTGGCCCGCGCCTACGCCGAGCAGTTCAGCGGCCTTCAGCAGACGCCGGAGGACGTGCTCACCACGGTGTTCGAGGCCCAGCACGAGGAGATGGTGCTGGTCAAGGACATCGAGCTGTACTCCACCTGCGAGCACCACCTGGTGCCGTTCTACGGCAGTGCGCACGTCGGCTACATCCCCAACGCCAAGGGGCAGATCACCGGGCTGTCCAAGCTGGCCCGGCTGGTCGACGTGTTCGCCCGCCGCCCGCAGGTCCAGGAGCGGCTCACCTCCCAGGTGGCCGACGCGGTCATGACCCACCTGGAGCCGCGCGGCGTCATCGTGGTGATCGAGGCCGAGCACCTCTGCATGACCATGCGCGGGGTGCGCAAGCCCGGCGCCAAGACGGTCACCTCCGCGGTGCGCGGCGACTTCCGCAACCGGGACCGGACCCGGGCCGAGGCGATGAGCCTCATCCTCGGCCGGAGCTGA
- the ftsH gene encoding ATP-dependent zinc metalloprotease FtsH, which produces MNLKRLYRGPWLWILAIGLILFAVFQFTGLGGGSGPEKVDTSKALEVIEKDQVDNAKLVDKEQRIELTTTDGKVYEAYWVEGQGDQIATRLAELEQDGNLSSYDVEVPQESIFASLLFSFLPLIIIIAIFLFIMNQMQGGGSRVMNFGKSKAKLISKDTPKATFADVAGADEAIEELQEIKDFLQTPSKFQAMGAKIPKGVLLFGPPGTGKTLLARAVAGEAGVPFYSISGSDFVEMFVGVGASRVRDLFEQAKANAPAIIFIDEIDAVGRHRGAGMGGGHDEREQTLNQMLVEMDGFDVKTGVILIAATNRPDILDPALLRPGRFDRQIVVDRPDLEGRKGILKVHAKGKPMADDVDLDVVARRTPGMTGADLQNVVNEGALLSARAGRNQIDMATLEEAIDRVMAGPERKTRVMSDAEKKVIAYHEGGHALVGHALPNADPVHKITILPRGRALGYTMSLPTEDKFLTSRSEMMDQLAMMLGGRAAEELVFHEPTTGASNDIDKATTLARNMVTEYGMSERLGARKFGSGNTEPFLGREMSHAREYSEEIASLIDEEVRRLIESAHDEAYEVLVEYRDVLDDLVLHLLDKETLSKEQVLEIFAPVRKRPSRGSFTGYGKRQPSTQPPVKTPKELALIGPQDVEGLASANGRSGYTGEHAAQRAPESAEPEAGEQGGADGDRGEESR; this is translated from the coding sequence ATGAATCTCAAGCGCTTGTACCGCGGGCCGTGGCTGTGGATTCTGGCCATCGGTCTCATACTCTTCGCCGTTTTCCAGTTCACCGGCCTCGGCGGCGGCTCCGGCCCGGAGAAGGTCGACACCTCGAAGGCCCTGGAGGTCATCGAGAAGGACCAGGTCGACAACGCCAAGCTGGTCGACAAGGAACAGCGGATCGAGCTGACCACGACCGACGGCAAGGTCTACGAGGCCTACTGGGTCGAGGGGCAGGGCGACCAGATCGCCACCCGGCTCGCCGAGCTGGAGCAGGACGGCAACCTCTCGTCCTACGACGTCGAGGTGCCGCAGGAGAGCATCTTCGCCTCGCTCCTGTTCAGCTTCCTCCCGCTGATCATCATCATCGCCATCTTCCTGTTCATCATGAACCAGATGCAGGGCGGCGGCTCCCGGGTGATGAACTTCGGCAAGTCCAAGGCGAAGCTGATCAGCAAGGACACGCCCAAGGCCACCTTCGCCGACGTCGCCGGGGCCGACGAGGCCATCGAGGAGCTGCAGGAGATCAAGGACTTCCTGCAGACGCCCTCGAAGTTCCAGGCGATGGGCGCCAAGATCCCCAAGGGCGTGCTGCTGTTCGGCCCGCCCGGAACCGGTAAGACGCTGCTCGCCCGGGCCGTCGCCGGCGAGGCCGGGGTGCCGTTCTACTCCATCTCCGGCTCCGACTTCGTGGAGATGTTCGTCGGCGTCGGCGCCTCCCGGGTGCGCGACCTGTTCGAGCAGGCCAAGGCGAACGCCCCGGCGATCATCTTCATCGACGAGATCGACGCCGTGGGCCGGCACCGCGGCGCCGGCATGGGCGGCGGCCACGACGAGCGCGAGCAGACGCTCAACCAGATGCTGGTCGAGATGGACGGCTTCGACGTGAAGACCGGGGTCATCCTGATCGCCGCCACCAACCGCCCGGACATCCTGGACCCGGCGCTGCTCCGCCCGGGCCGGTTCGACCGCCAGATCGTGGTGGACCGCCCCGACCTGGAGGGCCGCAAGGGCATCCTCAAGGTGCACGCCAAGGGCAAGCCGATGGCCGACGACGTCGACCTGGACGTGGTCGCCCGGCGCACCCCCGGCATGACCGGCGCCGACCTGCAGAACGTGGTCAACGAGGGCGCGCTGCTGTCCGCCCGGGCCGGCCGGAACCAGATCGACATGGCCACCCTGGAGGAGGCCATCGACCGCGTCATGGCGGGCCCGGAGCGCAAGACCCGGGTGATGAGCGACGCGGAGAAGAAGGTCATCGCCTACCACGAGGGCGGGCACGCCCTGGTCGGGCACGCGCTGCCCAACGCCGACCCGGTGCACAAGATCACCATCCTGCCGCGCGGCCGCGCGCTGGGCTACACCATGTCCCTGCCGACCGAGGACAAGTTCCTCACCTCGCGCTCGGAGATGATGGACCAGCTCGCCATGATGCTCGGCGGCCGCGCCGCCGAGGAGCTGGTCTTCCACGAGCCCACCACCGGCGCCAGCAACGACATCGACAAGGCCACCACGCTGGCCCGCAACATGGTCACCGAGTACGGGATGAGCGAGCGGCTGGGCGCCCGCAAGTTCGGCTCCGGCAACACCGAGCCGTTCCTGGGCCGGGAGATGTCGCACGCCCGGGAGTACTCCGAGGAGATCGCCTCGCTCATCGACGAGGAGGTGCGCCGCCTCATCGAGTCCGCGCACGACGAGGCCTACGAGGTCCTCGTCGAGTACCGGGACGTCCTCGACGACCTGGTGCTGCACCTGCTGGACAAGGAGACCCTCTCTAAGGAGCAGGTGCTGGAGATCTTCGCCCCGGTGCGCAAGCGGCCCTCCCGCGGCTCGTTCACCGGCTACGGCAAGCGCCAGCCGTCCACCCAGCCGCCGGTCAAGACGCCCAAGGAGCTGGCGCTGATCGGCCCGCAGGACGTGGAGGGCCTGGCGTCGGCCAACGGCCGCAGCGGCTACACCGGCGAGCACGCCGCCCAGCGGGCGCCGGAGTCCGCGGAGCCGGAGGCCGGCGAGCAGGGCGGCGCCGACGGCGACCGCGGAGAGGAGTCCCGTTGA
- the hpt gene encoding hypoxanthine phosphoribosyltransferase has protein sequence MDAKDMGDDLEKVLVTEEQIKARLRELAAEIDADYAGKDLLLVGVLKGAVMVMADLARELHHPAEMDWMAVSSYGAGTTSSGVVRILKDLDADLKDRHVLIVEDVIDSGLTLSWLAGNLRSRGPASVEVCTMVRKPLAFEVDLDVKYIGFDLPNEFIVGYGLDYAEKYRNLPFIGTLAPHVYR, from the coding sequence GTGGACGCCAAGGACATGGGTGACGACCTGGAGAAGGTTCTGGTCACCGAGGAGCAGATCAAAGCCCGCCTGCGGGAGCTGGCGGCGGAGATCGACGCCGACTACGCCGGGAAGGACCTGCTGCTCGTCGGGGTTCTGAAGGGGGCGGTCATGGTCATGGCCGACCTCGCCCGGGAGCTGCACCACCCGGCGGAGATGGACTGGATGGCGGTGTCGTCCTACGGCGCCGGCACCACGTCCTCCGGGGTCGTGCGGATCCTCAAGGACCTGGACGCCGATCTCAAGGACCGGCACGTGCTCATCGTGGAGGACGTGATCGACTCCGGGCTGACCCTCTCCTGGCTGGCGGGCAACCTGCGCTCGCGCGGCCCGGCGTCGGTCGAGGTGTGCACCATGGTGCGCAAGCCGCTGGCCTTCGAGGTCGACCTGGACGTCAAGTACATCGGGTTCGACCTGCCCAACGAGTTCATCGTCGGGTACGGCCTGGACTACGCGGAGAAGTACCGGAACCTGCCGTTCATCGGGACGCTCGCGCCGCACGTCTACCGCTGA
- the tilS gene encoding tRNA lysidine(34) synthetase TilS has translation MTGPPPPVADVRRAVRRALSGLPAGSLVLVACSGGADSLALAGATAFAAPRMGLRAGGVTVDHGLQPGSAERAERTAGALRGLGLDPVAAVGVEVGRSGGPEAAARTARYAALDARADRLGAAAVLLGHTRDDQAETVLLGLARGSGARSLAGMAPRSGRYLRPLLGLGRDRVRAACAAMGLEHWEDPHNADPAYARARVRHDALPALERVLGPGVAEALARTAGLLRDDADALDDWAERAAEPAALGPGRLDAGVLAGLPRAVRTRVLRRAALDAGAPAGALNAGHVAELERLVTEWRGQAHVDLPGGLRGRREDGAVLIGG, from the coding sequence GTGACCGGTCCGCCGCCGCCGGTCGCCGATGTCCGGCGGGCGGTGCGCCGGGCGCTGTCCGGCCTGCCCGCCGGCTCCCTGGTCCTGGTCGCGTGCAGCGGCGGCGCCGACTCGCTGGCGCTGGCCGGCGCCACCGCGTTCGCCGCGCCCCGGATGGGCCTGCGGGCCGGCGGGGTCACCGTCGACCACGGGCTGCAGCCGGGCTCCGCGGAGCGGGCCGAGCGGACCGCCGGCGCGCTGCGCGGCCTCGGCCTGGACCCGGTGGCCGCGGTCGGCGTCGAGGTGGGCCGCTCCGGCGGCCCGGAGGCGGCGGCCCGCACCGCCCGCTACGCCGCGCTGGACGCCCGGGCCGACCGGCTGGGCGCCGCGGCGGTGCTGCTCGGGCACACCAGGGACGACCAGGCGGAGACGGTCCTGCTCGGGCTGGCCCGCGGGTCCGGGGCCCGCTCGCTGGCCGGGATGGCCCCGCGCTCCGGCCGCTACCTGCGCCCCCTGCTCGGCCTGGGGCGGGACCGGGTCCGCGCCGCATGCGCGGCGATGGGGCTGGAGCACTGGGAGGACCCGCACAACGCCGACCCGGCCTACGCCCGGGCCCGGGTCCGGCACGATGCGCTGCCCGCGCTGGAGCGGGTGCTCGGCCCCGGCGTCGCCGAGGCGCTGGCCCGCACCGCGGGGCTGCTCCGCGACGACGCCGACGCGCTGGACGACTGGGCCGAGCGGGCCGCCGAACCGGCCGCGCTGGGCCCGGGCCGGCTGGACGCCGGGGTGCTGGCCGGGCTGCCGCGCGCGGTGCGCACCCGGGTGCTGCGCCGCGCCGCGCTGGACGCGGGCGCCCCGGCGGGCGCGCTGAACGCGGGGCACGTCGCCGAGCTGGAGCGGCTGGTCACCGAGTGGCGCGGGCAGGCCCACGTGGACCTGCCCGGCGGCCTGCGCGGCCGGCGCGAGGACGGCGCGGTGCTGATCGGCGGCTGA
- the dacB gene encoding D-alanyl-D-alanine carboxypeptidase/D-alanyl-D-alanine endopeptidase yields the protein MLNIFVLAAGFTSLDVIESRPGEPVPYPVALAQDKAEAELPEAKPIDPGRLADQLDDRMSDTGLGDGLSGYVADGTTGEPLYERDADKAFTPASTTKIATALAVLEATGPEKRLHTDAVLDGDGRLILVGGGDPTLTADSGPDDYPVPATLTLLAERTAAALDQAGVDSVELGYDDSLYPGPDTGPGWKDNYVYEGSVAPVHALMLDGGRVDRHDNYSERVGDPPRTAAEAFAGLLREEGVQVQGDPEPKQAPDGAEQVATVASSPMSALVERMMLASDNNIAEALARQVALAEGEEPSFAGGAAAMQSVLGRLGVEDVHVEDGSGLSVNNRISPRALAAMLRMAADPEHPDRAFTISGLPTAHFTGTLADRYGPDGDAGHGAGLVRGKTGTLNGVSTLAGTVRDADGRLLVFVFMANDEAATGTLLDTLAAEVADCGCS from the coding sequence ATGCTCAACATATTCGTGCTGGCGGCGGGCTTCACCTCGCTGGACGTGATCGAGTCCCGCCCCGGGGAGCCCGTGCCTTATCCTGTCGCGCTGGCGCAGGACAAGGCGGAAGCGGAGCTCCCGGAGGCGAAGCCGATCGACCCCGGCCGCCTGGCGGATCAGCTCGATGATCGCATGTCGGACACCGGTCTCGGTGACGGGCTCTCCGGGTATGTGGCCGACGGCACCACCGGGGAGCCGCTCTACGAGCGCGACGCGGACAAGGCGTTCACCCCCGCCTCGACCACCAAGATCGCCACCGCGCTGGCCGTGCTGGAGGCGACCGGCCCGGAGAAGCGGCTGCACACCGACGCCGTGCTGGACGGCGACGGGCGGCTGATCCTGGTCGGCGGCGGCGACCCGACGCTGACCGCCGACTCCGGCCCGGACGACTACCCGGTGCCGGCCACGCTCACCCTGCTCGCCGAGCGCACCGCCGCGGCCCTGGACCAGGCCGGCGTGGACTCCGTCGAACTGGGCTACGACGACTCGCTCTACCCCGGGCCGGACACCGGCCCCGGGTGGAAGGACAACTACGTCTACGAGGGCAGCGTCGCCCCGGTGCACGCCCTCATGCTCGACGGCGGCCGGGTGGACAGGCACGACAACTACAGCGAGCGGGTGGGCGACCCGCCGCGCACCGCCGCGGAGGCCTTCGCCGGCCTGCTCCGCGAGGAGGGCGTGCAGGTCCAGGGCGACCCGGAGCCGAAGCAGGCCCCGGACGGCGCCGAGCAGGTCGCCACGGTCGCCTCCTCCCCGATGTCCGCGCTGGTCGAGCGGATGATGCTGGCCAGCGACAACAACATCGCCGAGGCCCTGGCCCGCCAGGTCGCGCTGGCCGAGGGCGAGGAGCCGTCGTTCGCCGGCGGTGCCGCGGCCATGCAGTCGGTGCTCGGCCGGCTCGGCGTCGAGGACGTGCACGTGGAGGACGGCAGCGGGCTGTCGGTGAACAACCGCATCTCGCCGCGGGCCCTGGCCGCGATGCTGCGCATGGCGGCCGACCCGGAGCACCCGGACCGCGCCTTCACCATCAGCGGCCTGCCCACCGCCCACTTCACCGGCACCCTCGCCGACCGGTACGGCCCGGACGGGGACGCCGGGCACGGCGCCGGGCTGGTCCGCGGCAAGACCGGCACGCTGAACGGGGTCAGCACCCTCGCCGGGACCGTCCGCGACGCCGACGGGCGGCTGCTGGTCTTCGTCTTCATGGCCAACGACGAGGCGGCCACCGGGACCCTGCTGGACACCCTGGCCGCCGAGGTCGCCGACTGCGGATGCTCCTGA
- a CDS encoding inorganic diphosphatase → MEFDVTIEIPKGERNKYEMDHETGRIRLDRMLFTSTSYPADYGFIEGTLGDDGDPLDALVLLKQPTFPGCLIRCRAIGMFRMRDEAGGDDKLLCVPATDPRMEHLRDIHHVNEFERLEIEHFFTVYKDLEPGKSVEGATWGGRHDAEQEVIASVKRAEEAGAHGDRSHISLGGEE, encoded by the coding sequence ATGGAATTCGACGTCACCATCGAGATCCCCAAGGGCGAGCGTAACAAGTATGAGATGGATCACGAGACGGGCCGGATCCGTCTCGACCGCATGCTGTTCACCTCGACCAGCTACCCCGCGGACTACGGCTTCATCGAGGGCACCCTCGGTGACGACGGGGACCCGCTGGACGCCCTGGTCCTGCTCAAGCAGCCGACCTTCCCGGGGTGCCTGATCCGGTGCCGCGCCATCGGCATGTTCCGGATGCGCGACGAGGCCGGCGGCGACGACAAGCTGCTCTGCGTGCCCGCCACGGACCCGCGCATGGAGCACCTCCGTGACATTCACCACGTGAACGAGTTCGAGCGGCTGGAGATCGAGCACTTCTTCACCGTCTACAAGGACCTGGAGCCCGGCAAGTCGGTCGAGGGCGCCACCTGGGGCGGCCGGCACGACGCCGAGCAGGAGGTCATCGCCTCGGTGAAGCGCGCCGAGGAGGCGGGCGCGCACGGCGACCGCTCGCACATCTCCCTGGGCGGCGAGGAGTAG
- a CDS encoding RNA polymerase sigma factor: MDRDLALALRSSRPCPTLAYERLYDAYGDELYRLCLRRLGDPDKAQAVLRDTFIVAGAHIHRLTDSGRLREWLAAIARAECEYHLPPDAERAAESAALAPPGGGLDVRAPEKCPVGVRLRVLSGLVGPDLEGHREHVAGRAAGFDREGFPLPPPERGRPGLLRMLLPAAAVGACALLLVMLAVYVYTRTGPEDPPAWTGLPSVSLHR, from the coding sequence ATGGACCGGGACCTTGCCCTCGCCCTGCGATCCAGCCGTCCGTGCCCGACCCTGGCCTATGAACGCCTCTACGACGCCTACGGGGACGAGCTCTACCGCCTCTGCCTGCGCCGGCTCGGCGACCCCGACAAAGCCCAGGCCGTCCTGCGCGACACCTTCATCGTCGCCGGCGCGCACATCCACCGCCTGACCGATTCCGGCCGCCTGCGGGAGTGGCTGGCCGCGATCGCCCGCGCCGAGTGCGAATACCACCTGCCGCCGGACGCCGAGCGGGCCGCGGAATCCGCGGCCCTCGCCCCGCCGGGCGGCGGGCTGGACGTCCGCGCCCCGGAGAAGTGCCCGGTCGGGGTCCGGCTCCGGGTGCTCAGCGGGCTGGTCGGCCCCGACCTGGAAGGGCACCGGGAGCACGTCGCCGGCCGGGCCGCCGGCTTCGACCGGGAGGGCTTCCCGCTGCCCCCGCCCGAGCGCGGCCGGCCCGGGCTGCTGCGGATGCTGCTGCCCGCGGCGGCCGTCGGGGCCTGCGCGCTGCTCCTGGTGATGCTGGCGGTCTACGTCTACACCCGCACCGGCCCGGAGGACCCGCCGGCCTGGACCGGCCTGCCCTCGGTCTCGCTGCACCGCTGA
- a CDS encoding VOC family protein: MDVQSVTVGLPVGDLDGAVEWYRNVFGLSGPDLAPADGVVEFRIGSVWLQLGEEPIERSGAEVVTRFGVRDAAAERDRLIGLGVETGPLEHVPGAVDYFDFLDPDGNKLGCYSEV, from the coding sequence ATGGACGTGCAGAGTGTGACGGTGGGCCTTCCGGTCGGCGACCTCGACGGTGCGGTGGAGTGGTACCGGAACGTGTTCGGCCTCTCCGGGCCGGACCTCGCGCCGGCCGACGGTGTGGTCGAGTTCCGGATCGGCTCCGTCTGGCTGCAACTGGGCGAGGAGCCGATCGAGCGCTCCGGGGCCGAAGTCGTCACCCGGTTCGGCGTCCGCGACGCCGCCGCCGAGCGGGACCGCCTGATCGGCCTGGGCGTCGAGACCGGTCCGCTCGAGCACGTCCCGGGCGCGGTCGACTACTTCGACTTCCTCGACCCCGACGGCAACAAGCTCGGCTGCTACTCCGAGGTGTAG